In a genomic window of Bemisia tabaci chromosome 1, PGI_BMITA_v3:
- the mRpL50 gene encoding large ribosomal subunit protein mL50, which translates to MAALVRHVLPNKNFSPFLTQFRFINGKTASGRDVPKSKKKHKLPHLLKLKKKEKRPDHELELVEPFFPIGQSIMARGFLRPNKPYEPPENVEELLKNVSKKVLLSSNHTVPLDDPDKRFKFFYECEKTLNYRIPNSLLHTMRTLRDVYEFYTTPVDTRTPYDALISRDDLPPNLHIQKEPVRYHPEDDSFFKTTVFPQSSTIVTNIKAKKKFKGYDAGPITDY; encoded by the exons ATGGCTGCCCTCGTAAGGCATGTGTTGccaaataaaaatttttcaCCATTTCTCACTCAATTTAGATTTATCAAT GGCAAAACAGCATCTGGAAGGGATGTGcctaaaagtaagaaaaagcaCAAACTTCCTCATTTACTAAAActgaagaagaaagagaaaagacCCGACCATGAACTTGAACTTGTGGAACCTTTTTTCCCTATCGGTCAGTCAATTATGGCCAGAGGATTCTTACGACCGAATAAACCATATGAACCTCCAGAGAATGTTGAAGAATTGTTGAAGAATGTCAGCAAAAAAGTACTCCTCAGCTCCAACCATACTGTCCCTCTTGATGATCCTGATAagagattcaaatttttttatgagtgtGAAAAAACCCTCAACTACAGAATACCCAACTCGCTCTTACATACAATGAGAACACTGA gAGATGTTTATGAATTCTACACGACCCCTGTTGACACTAGAACTCCATATGATGCTTTAATATCTCGCGATGATCTTCCCCCAAATCTACATATTCAGAAAGAGCCTGTGCGATATCATCCTG AGGACGACTCTTTCTTCAAAACTACGGTTTTCCCTCAAAGCTCCACCATTGTCACCAATATTAAGGCCAAGAAGAAGTTCAAAGGCTATGATGCAGGTCCAATAACGGATTACTAA